The Juglans regia cultivar Chandler chromosome 2, Walnut 2.0, whole genome shotgun sequence genome includes a window with the following:
- the LOC108985092 gene encoding late embryogenesis abundant protein At1g64065-like codes for MTEELYANSPSGLHLRRDLEFAALKREQKRRAGRSSKCPVCVLAAIVILSIILLIFALTVLRTRSLDVELTSVTFKNLRYGVEKSPSFNATMVLEMTIKNMNFGQFEFENGLAYVKHRGVTVGKKTIGHGFVDARETMKLNLTVDVRSNNKPSDTDLSSDIGSGMLELSSYAKFRGTLRSVKIIEKIKSAELNCTMTLNLASGKSKDLRCK; via the coding sequence ATGACAGAAGAACTTTACGCTAACTCCCCGTCCGGACTTCATCTTCGAAGAGACTTGGAGTTCGCCGCCCTCAAACGTGAACAAAAACGTCGGGCGGGGCGGAGTAGTAAATGCCCGGTGTGTGTTCTTGCCGCAATAGTCATCCTGAGCATCATCCTCTTGATTTTTGCATTGACCGTTTTGCGTACCAGAAGTCTGGATGTGGAACTTACGTCGGTCACGTTCAAGAACCTGAGGTATGGCGTTGAGAAATCTCCCTCGTTTAACGCAACTATGGTTCTTGAGATGACTATTAAGAACATGAATTTCGGGCAGTTCGAGTTTGAGAATGGTCTTGCCTATGTGAAACATAGAGGCGTGACTGTTGGTAAGAAGACTATAGGGCATGGATTCGTCGATGCCAGAGAGACTATGAAATTGAATCTGACGGTGGATGTGAGGTCAAACAACAAGCCATCCGATACTGATCTCAGCAGTGATATTGGTTCGGGGATGTTAGAGCTCAGCAGCTATGCCAAGTTTCGTGGTACACTTCGCTCAGTGAAGATTATAGAGAAGATAAAGTCTGCAGAACTGAATTGCACCATGACTCTTAATTTGGCAAGCGGCAAGAGCAAGGATTTAAGATGCAAATAA
- the LOC108985088 gene encoding late embryogenesis abundant protein At1g64065-like has protein sequence MAADDSVPFTPSKLYPKSDEEIATFKAMKKERSGKCFVYVFAGIVIQCVFILVFALVTLRSRIPDAKVSSIMVKNLRYNNATSSASISPSFNATLVAEVTIKNTNFGRFKFENTTMSVLYGGIQNVGDTKIGHGSVKARGTQKMINLTVEVRSSRVFMNHSQNLSSEIQSGMLKLSSYAKFRGSVNLLNIVKREEIAQMNCTMILNFTSGKFQDLRCR, from the coding sequence atggcagCTGATGATTCAGTTCCATTTACACCCAGCAAACTGTATCCGAAAAGCGACGAAGAGATCGCCACGTTCAAAGCAATGAAAAAAGAACGAAGTGGTAAATGTTTCGTTTATGTTTTTGCTGGAATTGTCATCCAGTGCGTTTTCATATTGGTCTTTGCCTTGGTTACGCTGCGTAGTAGAATTCCGGATGCTAAGGTAAGCTCGATTATGGTGAAGAATCTCAGGTACAATAATGCCACTTCTTCAGCATCAATATCTCCTTCTTTTAATGCCACTTTGGTCGCCGAGGTGACCATTAAGAACACAAATTTTGGGCGGTTTAAGTTCGAGAATACCACTATGAGTGTGCTCTATGGAGGCATACAGAACGTTGGAGATACAAAAATAGGACATGGGAGTGTCAAAGCTAGAGGCACCCAGAAGATGATCAATCTTACAGTGGAAGTGAGATCTAGTAGGGTATTCATGAATCATTCTCAGAATCTTAGCAGTGAAATCCAATCAGGGATGTTAAAACTGAGCAGCTATGCCAAGTTCAGAGGCAGCGTGAATTTGCTGAATATTGTTAAGAGGGAGGAGATCGCACAAATGAACTGTACCATGATTCTCAATTTCACAAGCGGTAAATTCCAGGATCTTCGATGCCGGTAA